The window GTTAATATAATAATTATCAAACACCCTATAAAAGGGTTCACGGGGTAAGACTAGGTAAGACGGGGGCAATTCTTCAAGGTTTAGTAAAAGTTCGTAGTGTTTCCTGAAAATTAGGACAATAAAAGAAAATTATGAAAATATCTTTTTATTGTTATTAATTAAGGAGGCATTATGAAAAATATTTCAATATTATTTCCCAAATCGGAGTTTACGTCCGATCAACTGCAAAAATTAGGTTTCGCAGGACAAGTTTCTTTTATAGAAAGTGGTAGTGAGAGTTCACTAAAAGATTTAATTAAGCTCTCAAAAGATGCCGACATACTTGCGTTTAGCCCAGATAAAATTGGCAAGTGTGCTTCAGAATGGTTGCTCAAAATACTTGAAGCCTCACCGAAAGTAAAAGGGTTAGCTTTAAATACAACCCATGCTAACTATGTTGATATGGGTTATTGCAACGAAAGACGCATAAGAGTTTTTACAATTCTTGATGACTCTGCTGAGGCAATCGCCGAGCATGTCATATTACTTATCTTAGGCTGTGCTAAAAGATTGTTTATTAATGATCGAAGAACTTACAGGCGAAAGTACCAACCAGAACTAGGATTTGAAATCAGAGGTAAAAGCCTAGGCGTTATCGGTTCAAATTTGGAGGCGCAAAGGGTTGTGTCGCTAGCAAAAGCAATAGGAATGACAGTATATGCGACAGAACGCCTTGAGGGAGCAATTAGGAAACCATCCGTGCTTCAATCAGACATTATTACAATTCATTTACCTGATACAGAAGAAAATAAAAAGTATTTGTCTAAAGAAAAAATTGCACTACTAAAAGATGGGGCGATTGTCATAAATCTTTCGAGCAGGGATATAGTCGATGAAAAAGCTATGGCGGAAGCATTAAAGAAAAGACTGGTTGACCAATATGCTTTTGAGGCGGAAAGCATGAAGAAATCACCGCTTGGGGAAAGTGAATTTGCTCTAATGTTTAAGCCATTTTGTAAATTCACAAAAGAATCACTTAGGAGAAACAGGAGTCTGTGGGTCATAAATATTTCTAACTTGGCTGGGAAACCGACTTCCTAACCGAGTATATGCGATAGAAATCAATTGTGAGCCATTCTTATAAGAGGTGAAACAATGCGATACCTAAAACAGGTATCTTTCATTCGTTTAGCCTCAAACGCTTGTTTAATCGCATTGTACGAGGTTATCGCTATGGTAATTAGCCTGAAAGTATTAAAATATAGCTATGGACATGTTTATTAAATGGCTATCAGAAAATTACGGGTGGGTTGTAAGCCTACTGATACAAGGCTTTATCGCATATCATGTTTTCTTTCTTTCTCAGAAGTTATCAAGTAAGGCTAGATTAGAACATAAAGAATCGATAAAGCGTAAGGCAGATGAGTTGTTGTCAGAAGTACGAAGGAAAAAACTAAATAGTGAGGTTTATTTAGTAAACATTAATAGATATTTCAAAGACTACCCATCAAACACAGAAAAAAGATTTGAAGGATATTCCCATATCAGAGCTGAAATAAAATCAACAAGATTTGATGGAATTGAGTTTTTTGCTGAACCACCCGTAGAAGTGTATAAAAAATCAAACGGAAGCCTATCTTTCAAGGGGACTAAGAAAGAAAAAGTATTTAATGCTTATCCCGTTGGGGTTGTTCCTTATGAGTGGATTGAACATGTTGATATAAGTGGGGATGAATACGCTTATGTTCCATTATTCTATTGTTACTACAAAGGCAAAACAAACTGGAAGTTTTGGAAACGCTTCTTATTCTTTGGCTACCCCTATAAAAAGATGCTCTACTATAAATTGAGTGATGTGTATGACGAAAGAAATGATCCTAGCGAAATGAAGTACTCGTATATCGATCAACCTATTGGGAAATTCTAACTAACCGCCAGGCAAGGTTTCACTTTTTCTATTTCCTCTCTGATTTGAGCTACAAGCCTAAAGTCAGAGAAAGCCTTGATAATACAAGATAATTGCGTGGTTATATTAGAGGTGCGATCCTCGAGCCAGTTGGAACTTAATATACCCAAGTGCTTGTTAATACTTCAATAAAAACAAGCCTTAAATCGCCTCTAATAAAATCCCTTAGTTGTAAGGAAAAGTTGAAGCTAAACTTATAATTTTCTTTTGCTTGAGGTAAAATATAGGAAAGTGATATATTAGCGGTATGAACAAAAATCTTTGGAACAAACAGACATTTTTGACTCTTGCCGGTATGTTGGCATTATTTGCCGGACTTGCCGCCTTTTTTTATTATGAAGGCCTTGCGGGCAGGCCAATATACCTATTTGCAATAATAGCAGTGGCTGTTATCGTCGCTGCCGTTGCCGCGGTTTATTTGTACCTGTTGTCAAAGGGTAAAATCCAGCAAACAGGTCCGGATTACCGTTCTCTTTTTTTCTTGGGCCTTATGTTTTTTATCTTCGGCTCGCCAGAAAACCCTGCCTTTTATGCTATTGGCCTTGTGTTTGTTATTGCCGCTTTGGTCAACAGAAAGAAATGGAAAAAACAGCCCAAGCTAAGCGAATTATCCCCAGCTCAAAGAAAATTCAGAATTGCCCTGATGATAGCTTTGGGGTTTTTGGTATTGGCTGGTTTTGTGGCTTGGTGGTGGTTCGATAAAATGTAAGTGTTGAAAATAAGTGCAAGACTAAATTTTCAATATTTGTTATTATGAACTTAACAATATGCAAAGCAGTGAATGGTATCAGCAATTAATTAGACCGTCGTGGTCTCCACCGTCTTGGCTTTTTGGTCCGGTTTGGACTTTTCTATATATTTTAATCGCTGTTTCCTTTTTTAAAGTATTTCAACTAACTTTTCAAAAAAAAGCCGCGTTTATTGTCGCACTCCCGTTTATTCTTAATCTCATCTTTAACTTTGCATTTACTCCCTTACAATTTGGATTAAGAAACAACTTTCTAGCTGCAATTGACATCCTCCTTGTTTTGGGCACTCTTGTTTGGGCAATGATTGCCATTTATCCTCATGCAAAATGGATTACTTTTATTCAAATTCCATATTTATTGTGGGTTAGTTTTGCGACTGTTTTGCAGTTAACAATTACTTATTTAAATCGTTAAGATGTTTATAAAAACTTATTTAATCACCCTGCCGGTATTTTTGGCAATCGACTTGGTTTGGCTGAGCCTAATCGCCAGGAAATTTTACGCCCAATACCTAGGTTATTTGATGAAGACAAATGTCAATTTTGCGGCAGCTGGCCTATTTTATTTGCTGTTTGTGGTTGGTTTGGTGATTTTCTCGGTTCTACCGGCACTAGAGAAAAATTCTTGGATTCAGGCTCTTTTTTTGGGAGCTTTACTCGGACTTGTCTCCTATGCCACCTATGATTTAACGAATTTAGCTACAATCAAAGACTGGCCGTTGTTGGTTACGATTGTAGACATAGTATGGGGAACAGTTTTGGGGGCCTCAGTTTCTCTGATTAGCTATTTTATTGCCACAAAAATATAGAAGAAATTATCCTTTTTGAGGTAGGGGGATTAAAATACTAGTTTTCTTTTTATAATTCTGATACTTCTTGTTATCAGCAAATTTTTTGTCATATCTTTTTTCGAGTGGGGGAATGCCACTAACGAATAAGAGTATGAAGGTGATAAAAAATGGGCCAATGATGGTTAACCATGACATTCCCCGGATGAAGGGTAGAACGAAAATAAATATTCCCCACCAACAAAGCATTTCCCCAAAATAATTAGGATGTCTTGAGTATTTCCACAAGCCCGTTTGAATCCACAGATTTTTATTCTTTGGCTTGTTTTTGAAGCTGAACTTTTGCCAATCAGAAATTGTTTCAATTATTAAGCCCAGAGCCCAAATTGCAACTCCTAAAATCATAATAAAATTTATTGTTTTATGTTCGGTGATACTTAATAAATAAATTGATGGCAGCATGATTGCCCAGACGACTAGGCCTTGGAAGAGCCAAAACTTTAAAAATTGGAGTGGTTTTTCTCTGATATTGTCAAAACGACTATCCTTTTTAATTTTTAAGATTCTAATTAGGAGGTAAGAAATAAGTCTTATACCCCAAAAAATAACCATTACCGTTAGTAATATCTGGTAAAAATAGAATGTCTGGTTTTTAAGAAGGAATAGAAAAGCAAGTATAATAAAGGTCAGACCGTAGGTAAAATCAGTAAACTTGTCTGTTTTAAAAGAACTGGCTAAAACAAAAAATATGAGATTTATTCCTAGGCTGACAAGTAAAGCTAGAAGGTAAATATTTATCATCATGTCTTTATTATAAGTAAAATAAAGAATTATTGATATGCGATTATGGAGCCTACATCCTAAGTATTTTGATACAAAAGGTTTAGTTGCGGTCTGGCGAGAAAGTTTGCTGGCAAAAAAGGCTTTACAGGGTAAAACAAAAGGTTATACCAAGCACCCACAACTTATCCGCTTCAAAAATCACCCTTCTCCTTTAGAAGCTATTGATTGTTATTTATCTCACATATTCTTTGAGGCCAAAAAAAGAGGCTATAACTTTGAGAGAAGGAAAATTGGTAGGGTTTCTAGAAATATTAAGAAAATAAAAGTAACTTCAGGCCAAGTCGATTATGAGCTTAATCATTTAAAAAACAAGCTAAGGAAAAGAGGCTCTACCTTATGCAATAAAACAGTTAAAACTAAAAAGATTAAAGTTCACCCGTTATTTACAATCGTCATCGGTGACATTGAACCCTGGGAAAGACAAAAGCCCTGAAATGACTATTTTAGGAAGTTAAAGCTAGGCAAGGCTTCACTTTGGCAATCTCTTCCCTCAATTCCTGTACAAACCTGAAATCTTCAAAAACCTTGATAATATGGGAAAAACTCTTGGTTATATTAAGGTTTCGCCCTTCGAGCTAGCCTCAGAAAGCTCCATTTATTGGATTTTTTTGGTCTGATATAATAAAAACATATGAATACAGATTTAACTCCTGAGGAGAAAGGATTAGTAGAATACTCAAAAAAGCAGTTGTTAAATACAACAAAATCCGTCACGCAAATGGTGGTATAGACACTCTTTATGCTTTCGTTTTATCAGATAGAGGTAACATCCACGATGGTGCGTGTTACGAGCCCAACATCGCTCAAGCCACTGTTTGTGGGGAACGAAGTGCTATTGCTAATATGGTTTTGCAGGAGTCATATAAAGCTAAAATTAAAAGTATTGTAATAGCAGACCCAGTCCCAGAAGTTCAGGAACGCGGGACACCGCCTTGTGGGACTTGTAGACATCTTATTTGGTCTCACGGAACACCAGAAACGACAGTTATCCTTATGCAATATATTCCAGGTAAAGACGGTTGGACTTTCCCGAAGTTAGAGAAATATACGATAAAGGACTTTTACCCGCTTCCCTATGAGCCGAAGGAAAGACTTTGGGACAATTGGCAACCCAAGTAGCCAGAGGTTTATGTCAATACGAATGCTGGTTTGCTTTGGTTAATTCCGAAATTTTCAAACATAATTTTGATGTCATTTAGGGTAATATCAAACTCAATATTTCTGTTGCAGAATAAGTCCTTTAGGGGGAGCCAGGAATAGAAAAGCCCAATTTAATGGGCTTTTCTGATTTGGTAAAATAGGAGTATGGGAAAGGAAAATGATATTTTAGGCAAGATTCTAGTTTATTCCTATACTTTAACTTGGATAAACGCTGGTAGTTTATA of the Patescibacteria group bacterium genome contains:
- a CDS encoding NAD(P)-dependent oxidoreductase, translated to MKNISILFPKSEFTSDQLQKLGFAGQVSFIESGSESSLKDLIKLSKDADILAFSPDKIGKCASEWLLKILEASPKVKGLALNTTHANYVDMGYCNERRIRVFTILDDSAEAIAEHVILLILGCAKRLFINDRRTYRRKYQPELGFEIRGKSLGVIGSNLEAQRVVSLAKAIGMTVYATERLEGAIRKPSVLQSDIITIHLPDTEENKKYLSKEKIALLKDGAIVINLSSRDIVDEKAMAEALKKRLVDQYAFEAESMKKSPLGESEFALMFKPFCKFTKESLRRNRSLWVINISNLAGKPTS
- a CDS encoding pyrimidine dimer DNA glycosylase/endonuclease V, giving the protein MRLWSLHPKYFDTKGLVAVWRESLLAKKALQGKTKGYTKHPQLIRFKNHPSPLEAIDCYLSHIFFEAKKRGYNFERRKIGRVSRNIKKIKVTSGQVDYELNHLKNKLRKRGSTLCNKTVKTKKIKVHPLFTIVIGDIEPWERQKP
- a CDS encoding TspO/MBR family protein: MQSSEWYQQLIRPSWSPPSWLFGPVWTFLYILIAVSFFKVFQLTFQKKAAFIVALPFILNLIFNFAFTPLQFGLRNNFLAAIDILLVLGTLVWAMIAIYPHAKWITFIQIPYLLWVSFATVLQLTITYLNR
- a CDS encoding DUF1295 domain-containing protein — translated: MINIYLLALLVSLGINLIFFVLASSFKTDKFTDFTYGLTFIILAFLFLLKNQTFYFYQILLTVMVIFWGIRLISYLLIRILKIKKDSRFDNIREKPLQFLKFWLFQGLVVWAIMLPSIYLLSITEHKTINFIMILGVAIWALGLIIETISDWQKFSFKNKPKNKNLWIQTGLWKYSRHPNYFGEMLCWWGIFIFVLPFIRGMSWLTIIGPFFITFILLFVSGIPPLEKRYDKKFADNKKYQNYKKKTSILIPLPQKG
- a CDS encoding DUF2177 family protein codes for the protein MFIKTYLITLPVFLAIDLVWLSLIARKFYAQYLGYLMKTNVNFAAAGLFYLLFVVGLVIFSVLPALEKNSWIQALFLGALLGLVSYATYDLTNLATIKDWPLLVTIVDIVWGTVLGASVSLISYFIATKI